Proteins co-encoded in one Kutzneria chonburiensis genomic window:
- a CDS encoding prolyl oligopeptidase family serine peptidase, whose translation MTEAAPHSTASYPPAERLALVEDLHGHAVSDPYRWLEDPADERTVAWSAAQDTFTESWLTALPGRDALRGRLERLTAAGSVGAPVWRNGRAFFTRRNPDQDHAALWLRDRDGSERVLLDVTVLDPSGRTTLDTWSPSREGALLAYQISVGGNEESLLHVLDVDSGELLDGPIDRCRYSSVGWLPGGEEFFYIRRLPLADVPEGEELFHHRVWRHRVGTDIANDVNVHGDGMDPTYYFTLHTSEDGHWLIVDGRRGTTQREAVWIADLTADEFVLNDVVSDEGGARCNAWVAGDGRLYLLTTLDAPRGRLCVADPRQPGREHWTELVAEERDSVLENAEWVRGESGQGAHILLQRTRHAVSELHLHEPSTGTHVSQVPLPSKGSLHGITMADARTNGHEGVVWFGWTDFTTPTCVRTYRIGATDTELWAAAPGAVEVPDVRTEQLEYVSRDGTVVRMFVVSPNGRPTQPLPTLITGYGGFAVTRRPGYNSNALAWVQSGGVWVLVSLRGGAEEGEQWHQAGMRDRKQNVFDDFHSAAEYLIRQGWTTPEQLAISGGSNGGLLVGAALTQRPELYRAVVCSAPLLDMVRYERFLLGRLWAEEYGSAAVAEELAWLLAYSPYHRVIEEVEYPAVLFAVFESDSRVDPNHARKMCAALQHATSADPTKHPVLIRRETEVGHAARSVSRSVALAVDELGFLAHQVGLELEELDT comes from the coding sequence ATGACCGAGGCTGCACCCCATTCGACGGCGTCCTATCCCCCGGCCGAGCGGCTGGCGCTCGTGGAGGACCTGCACGGACACGCTGTGTCGGACCCTTACCGCTGGTTGGAGGACCCGGCCGACGAGCGCACCGTCGCCTGGTCGGCCGCACAGGACACGTTCACGGAGTCGTGGCTGACGGCGCTGCCGGGCCGGGACGCGCTGCGCGGGCGGCTGGAGCGGCTGACGGCCGCCGGCAGCGTGGGAGCACCCGTCTGGCGTAACGGCCGCGCGTTCTTCACCCGCCGCAACCCGGATCAGGACCACGCCGCGCTGTGGCTGCGCGACCGCGACGGCAGCGAGCGCGTCCTGCTCGACGTCACGGTGCTCGACCCGTCCGGCCGCACGACCCTGGACACGTGGTCGCCGAGCCGCGAGGGCGCGCTGCTGGCGTACCAGATCTCGGTCGGCGGCAACGAGGAGTCGCTGCTGCACGTACTCGACGTGGACAGCGGCGAGCTGCTGGACGGCCCGATCGACCGCTGCCGGTACAGCTCGGTGGGCTGGCTGCCCGGCGGCGAGGAGTTCTTCTACATCCGCCGCCTGCCGCTGGCGGACGTGCCGGAGGGCGAGGAGCTGTTCCACCACCGCGTGTGGCGCCACCGTGTCGGCACGGACATCGCGAACGACGTCAACGTGCACGGCGACGGCATGGACCCCACGTACTACTTCACGCTGCACACCTCCGAGGACGGCCACTGGCTGATCGTCGACGGCCGGCGCGGCACCACGCAGCGCGAGGCCGTGTGGATCGCCGACCTCACGGCGGACGAGTTCGTGCTCAACGACGTCGTGTCGGACGAGGGCGGCGCGCGGTGCAACGCATGGGTCGCCGGCGACGGCCGCCTGTACCTGCTGACGACGCTGGACGCCCCGCGCGGGCGGCTGTGCGTCGCCGACCCGCGGCAGCCTGGCCGTGAGCACTGGACCGAGCTCGTCGCCGAAGAGCGCGACTCCGTGCTGGAGAACGCCGAGTGGGTGCGCGGCGAATCGGGTCAGGGCGCCCACATCCTGCTTCAGCGCACGCGGCACGCCGTGTCGGAGCTGCACCTGCACGAGCCGTCGACCGGCACTCACGTGAGCCAGGTGCCGTTGCCCAGCAAGGGCAGCCTGCACGGCATCACCATGGCCGACGCTCGGACGAACGGCCACGAGGGCGTCGTCTGGTTCGGCTGGACCGACTTCACCACGCCCACGTGCGTGCGCACGTACCGAATCGGCGCGACCGACACCGAGCTGTGGGCCGCGGCGCCGGGTGCCGTCGAGGTGCCGGACGTGCGTACCGAACAGCTCGAGTACGTGTCGCGCGACGGCACCGTGGTGCGCATGTTCGTGGTGTCGCCCAACGGCCGGCCCACGCAGCCGCTGCCCACGCTCATCACCGGCTACGGCGGCTTCGCCGTCACGCGCCGCCCCGGCTACAACAGCAACGCGCTGGCGTGGGTGCAGTCCGGCGGCGTGTGGGTCCTCGTGTCGCTGCGTGGCGGCGCCGAGGAAGGCGAGCAGTGGCACCAGGCCGGCATGCGTGACCGCAAGCAGAACGTGTTCGACGACTTCCACTCGGCCGCCGAGTACCTGATCCGGCAGGGCTGGACGACGCCGGAGCAGCTGGCGATCTCCGGCGGATCCAACGGTGGTCTGCTTGTCGGAGCGGCGTTGACCCAAAGGCCGGAGCTGTACCGCGCGGTGGTGTGTTCCGCACCACTGCTGGACATGGTGCGGTACGAGCGGTTTCTGCTGGGCAGGCTGTGGGCGGAGGAGTACGGCAGCGCCGCCGTGGCCGAGGAGCTGGCTTGGCTGCTGGCCTACTCCCCGTACCATCGGGTGATCGAGGAGGTCGAGTACCCGGCCGTGCTGTTCGCCGTGTTCGAGTCGGACAGCCGGGTGGACCCGAACCACGCCCGCAAGATGTGCGCAGCGTTGCAGCACGCCACCAGTGCGGACCCCACCAAGCACCCGGTGCTGATCCGCCGCGAGACCGAGGTCGGTCACGCGGCCCGGTCGGTGTCGCGCAGCGTGGCGCTCGCCGTCGACGAACTCGGCTTCCTCGCCCATCAGGTCGGCTTGGAGCTGGAGGAACTGGATACATGA
- a CDS encoding inositol monophosphatase family protein, producing MRQTTQLIEIAQNAVKIGYNLIKKAAPHEIHQKGDRDFVTEVDLKIEREISAYLEEATPEIGFLGEEEGERPFAGPDRLTWTLDPIDGTSNFVHGLPLCATSLALVRDGTPIVAAISAPFLDLQYAAAEGLGSFVNGKRLRASTTDDLSKAIVSIGDYAVGKDAAAKNAKRLKLTTLLADNVERVRMFGTAALDLVWVAEGRIDATVILANKPWDTAAGVLIAREAGALVIDSTGSPHTHKSAETIATSPRLASDLLPLIQTSLTFSPSR from the coding sequence ATGAGGCAGACGACCCAGCTCATCGAGATAGCCCAGAACGCCGTCAAGATCGGGTACAACCTGATCAAGAAGGCAGCGCCCCACGAGATCCACCAGAAGGGCGACCGCGACTTCGTCACCGAAGTCGACCTGAAGATCGAACGCGAGATCTCCGCCTACCTCGAAGAGGCCACCCCCGAGATCGGCTTCCTTGGCGAAGAAGAAGGCGAACGCCCCTTCGCCGGCCCCGACCGCCTAACGTGGACCCTCGACCCCATCGACGGCACGTCCAACTTCGTCCACGGTCTCCCCCTCTGCGCCACTTCCCTCGCCCTGGTCCGCGACGGCACCCCCATCGTCGCCGCCATCTCCGCCCCGTTCCTCGACCTCCAATACGCCGCCGCCGAAGGACTCGGATCCTTCGTCAACGGCAAGCGCCTGCGCGCCAGCACCACCGACGACCTAAGCAAGGCCATCGTCTCTATCGGCGACTACGCAGTAGGCAAAGACGCCGCCGCCAAGAACGCCAAACGACTCAAGCTGACAACCTTGTTGGCCGACAACGTCGAACGAGTCCGAATGTTCGGCACCGCCGCACTGGATCTAGTTTGGGTCGCGGAAGGCCGTATTGACGCCACGGTGATCCTTGCAAATAAGCCCTGGGACACGGCAGCGGGCGTCCTTATCGCCCGCGAAGCGGGCGCCTTGGTAATCGATAGCACGGGCAGTCCTCACACGCATAAATCGGCCGAGACTATTGCCACAAGCCCCAGGCTAGCCTCAGACCTACTTCCGCTCATACAAACAAGCTTGACTTTCAGCCCCAGCAGATGA